One window from the genome of Microbulbifer sp. ALW1 encodes:
- a CDS encoding DsbE family thiol:disulfide interchange protein, with translation MARLKLFLPLIIFAALAVLFWRGLSLNPQDMPSALLNKPVPEFALLDVESNRELKKSDLPQKPLLLNVWATWCVSCRVEHPYLNKLAEEGVPIVGINLKDENEAAQKWLEKFHNPYLFSVSDEEGRLAMDLGVFGAPETFLVDAGGTIRCKHVGVVDDRIWQTKLQPLYERLQTQAWDEFSGELSDSLLSRCH, from the coding sequence ATGGCAAGGTTGAAACTTTTTTTACCGCTGATCATCTTCGCTGCGCTGGCAGTACTTTTCTGGCGTGGCCTGTCCCTGAACCCTCAGGATATGCCGTCGGCACTACTGAACAAGCCGGTGCCGGAGTTTGCGCTGCTGGATGTGGAGTCCAATCGTGAGCTGAAGAAGTCGGACCTCCCGCAAAAGCCGTTGCTGTTGAATGTGTGGGCGACCTGGTGTGTTTCCTGCCGGGTGGAGCATCCGTACCTGAACAAGCTGGCGGAAGAGGGGGTGCCGATCGTCGGTATCAATCTCAAAGACGAAAACGAAGCTGCGCAGAAATGGCTGGAAAAATTCCACAACCCCTACCTGTTTTCCGTGTCTGATGAGGAAGGGCGCCTGGCCATGGATCTCGGTGTTTTTGGCGCGCCGGAGACTTTCCTGGTGGACGCCGGCGGCACCATTCGCTGTAAACATGTGGGTGTAGTCGATGACCGCATCTGGCAGACCAAGCTACAGCCGTTGTACGAGCGCTTACAAACACAAGCCTGGGATGAGTTTTCCGGTGAGCTATCAGATTCCCTGCTCTCCCGTTGTCACTGA
- a CDS encoding heme lyase CcmF/NrfE family subunit, whose translation MSPELGHFALIVGLLLSVALSLVPILGTYTGRVLWMDTARPLSLGVLTFTALAFVCLTVAFVNSDFTVAYVAQNSNSILPMVYKVTAVWGGHEGSILLWLLMLAGWTAAVALFSRQLPAVLVARVLSVLGMLLIGFFLFILLTSNPFDRILPFPPADGGDLNPLLQDPGMIIHPPLLYMGYVGFSVAFAFAIAALLEGKLDAAWARWARPWTAVAWSFLTLGIALGSWWAYYELGWGGWWFWDPVENASFMPWLVGTALLHSLAVTEKRGLFRSWTILLSIFAFSLSLLGTFLVRSGVLTSVHAFATDPLRGGFILAFLAIVVGASLLLFALRAPAVSAGSVFSFRARETFLLGNNLVLVLIMGMVLTGTLYPLLADALGWGKISVGPPFFNLFFVPLMLVLCVLLGMGIHANWKDSQLPKLVKAWSLPALVAAIGAPLLTLLAGDFHWGAMLGLFAGLWVIAASVADILAKSRNADSLWSGLKRQRASYYGMHLGHIGLALSVLGVALTSVYSIEKDLRMSPGQSAEMSGFEFTFEGVRQVRGPNYRASEGVVVVRRNGKVTAELHPQKRQYLSGGNVMTEAAIDTTLFRDLYVALGDPLDKSHIGGDWAVRLQYKAFVVWIWLGAALMALGGAIAVADKRYRKVKVAQASKASAVGGRSLAGT comes from the coding sequence ATGAGTCCTGAGCTGGGGCACTTCGCCCTGATTGTCGGCCTGTTGCTATCGGTGGCGCTGTCGTTAGTGCCAATCCTGGGCACCTATACCGGCCGGGTTTTGTGGATGGATACCGCTCGCCCCCTGTCATTGGGGGTGTTGACGTTTACCGCGCTGGCGTTTGTATGCCTGACGGTCGCCTTTGTGAACAGCGATTTTACCGTTGCCTACGTCGCCCAGAATTCCAACAGCATTCTGCCGATGGTGTACAAGGTGACGGCGGTCTGGGGTGGCCACGAGGGGTCAATCCTGCTGTGGTTGCTGATGCTCGCAGGCTGGACGGCGGCGGTGGCCCTGTTCAGCCGGCAGTTACCGGCGGTGCTGGTGGCTCGAGTGCTCTCGGTGCTGGGAATGCTGCTGATCGGTTTTTTCCTGTTCATCCTGCTTACATCCAATCCCTTTGACCGCATCCTGCCATTTCCGCCGGCGGATGGGGGCGACCTCAACCCGCTGCTGCAGGACCCGGGGATGATCATTCACCCGCCGCTTCTGTATATGGGGTATGTGGGTTTCTCGGTGGCTTTTGCCTTTGCCATCGCGGCACTGCTGGAGGGCAAACTCGATGCCGCCTGGGCCCGTTGGGCGCGCCCATGGACCGCGGTTGCCTGGTCTTTCCTCACCCTCGGTATCGCGTTGGGTAGCTGGTGGGCCTACTACGAGCTGGGTTGGGGCGGCTGGTGGTTCTGGGATCCAGTGGAGAATGCCTCCTTTATGCCCTGGCTGGTGGGCACCGCATTACTGCACTCACTGGCGGTTACCGAGAAGCGCGGACTCTTCCGCAGCTGGACCATTCTGCTGTCTATTTTTGCGTTCAGCCTGAGCCTGCTGGGAACCTTCCTGGTGCGCTCCGGTGTGCTGACCTCGGTGCACGCGTTTGCTACTGACCCGCTGCGCGGTGGTTTTATCCTGGCGTTCCTGGCCATCGTGGTGGGGGCTTCGCTACTTCTCTTTGCCCTGCGTGCACCCGCAGTAAGTGCCGGCAGCGTTTTTTCTTTCCGCGCGCGGGAGACTTTCCTGCTGGGTAATAACCTGGTGCTGGTGCTGATCATGGGGATGGTGCTCACGGGCACGCTCTACCCTCTGCTGGCGGACGCGCTTGGCTGGGGCAAAATCAGTGTTGGGCCGCCGTTCTTCAATCTGTTTTTTGTACCTCTGATGCTGGTGCTCTGCGTTTTGCTGGGCATGGGTATCCATGCAAACTGGAAAGACAGCCAGCTGCCCAAACTGGTGAAAGCCTGGAGTTTGCCGGCACTGGTCGCCGCAATCGGCGCTCCGCTGCTCACGCTGCTGGCCGGGGATTTTCACTGGGGCGCCATGCTCGGGTTGTTTGCCGGTTTGTGGGTCATTGCTGCCAGCGTGGCCGATATCCTGGCTAAGTCTCGCAATGCCGACTCCCTGTGGTCGGGCTTGAAGCGCCAGCGGGCCAGCTATTACGGTATGCATCTTGGCCATATTGGCCTCGCGCTTTCCGTGCTGGGCGTTGCGCTGACTTCCGTCTACAGCATTGAGAAAGACTTGCGGATGTCACCGGGGCAGAGCGCGGAAATGTCCGGTTTCGAATTCACCTTTGAGGGTGTGCGTCAGGTGAGGGGCCCCAATTACCGCGCTTCCGAAGGTGTGGTTGTGGTTCGCCGGAACGGTAAGGTTACCGCCGAGTTGCACCCGCAAAAACGCCAGTACCTGTCGGGTGGCAATGTGATGACCGAGGCAGCCATCGACACTACGCTGTTCCGCGACCTCTATGTCGCTCTGGGCGATCCGCTGGATAAAAGCCATATCGGTGGCGACTGGGCGGTGCGCCTGCAGTACAAAGCTTTCGTTGTCTGGATCTGGTTGGGTGCAGCGTTGATGGCTCTGGGTGGGGCAATCGCCGTTGCCGACAAGCGGTACCGCAAAGTGAAAGTAGCGCAGGCCAGCAAGGCGTCTGCGGTGGGCGGCCGCTCTCTCGCGGGAACTTGA
- a CDS encoding cytochrome c maturation protein CcmE — translation MHPARKQRLILVLLLVALSSAAIGFVTYAMRSNMDYFYAPSAFAAGEVPFEKRIRAGGCVVPGSIVRDGNSLDVKFAITDGEAELEVVFDKILPDLFAEGEAAVVTGKLEQGGYVRADQVLAKHDESYTPPEVAESMRGEVTCQGGAKI, via the coding sequence ATGCATCCAGCCCGTAAACAGCGCCTGATTCTGGTGCTCCTCCTGGTGGCACTCTCCAGTGCCGCTATTGGTTTTGTGACCTACGCCATGCGCTCGAACATGGACTATTTCTATGCGCCCAGCGCCTTTGCTGCCGGCGAAGTGCCATTTGAAAAGCGCATCCGGGCCGGTGGCTGCGTGGTACCCGGCAGTATCGTGCGCGACGGCAATTCACTCGATGTGAAATTTGCCATCACCGATGGCGAAGCCGAGCTGGAAGTGGTGTTCGACAAAATCCTGCCGGACCTTTTTGCCGAAGGTGAGGCTGCGGTTGTGACCGGCAAGCTTGAGCAGGGCGGTTATGTGCGCGCGGATCAGGTACTGGCGAAGCACGATGAGTCCTATACGCCACCGGAAGTGGCTGAGTCCATGCGCGGCGAAGTGACCTGTCAAGGGGGCGCCAAGATATGA
- the ccmD gene encoding heme exporter protein CcmD, translated as MQFQFDGLASFLAMNGHGPYVWASYGVAILVLGTLAVAPLLRQRKMRQEFARQLRQEEARRRAKASREQQPQPEPAG; from the coding sequence ATGCAATTTCAATTTGATGGTTTGGCCAGTTTCCTGGCCATGAACGGACACGGCCCCTATGTCTGGGCCTCCTACGGAGTGGCCATTCTGGTACTGGGCACCCTGGCCGTCGCGCCTCTGCTGCGCCAGCGCAAGATGCGGCAGGAATTTGCCCGCCAGCTGCGCCAGGAAGAAGCCCGCCGCAGAGCCAAGGCGAGCCGCGAACAGCAGCCACAACCGGAACCGGCGGGCTGA
- a CDS encoding heme ABC transporter permease — protein sequence MSWQWFHRLGSPRWFYQKTSAWLPWLGAVSLLLLAVGCVWGLGFAPQDAKQGNSYRIIYIHVPAAFLALAGYYIMAICGAIGLIWKMKLSFVVMRAAAPIGAALTFISLFTGAVWGKPTWGTYWVWDARITSMLLLFFLYLGVMALSGAFSREQSGDKASALLALVGTVNIPIIYKSVDWWFTLHQPATLKLTEASTIDPSMFYPLITMIAGFYLFYAWVLTLHTRTLILQREWRTQWVRELMGQPAAQSSSAARA from the coding sequence TTGTCCTGGCAATGGTTTCACAGATTAGGATCGCCGCGCTGGTTTTATCAGAAAACCAGTGCCTGGCTGCCGTGGTTGGGTGCTGTCAGCCTGCTATTACTGGCCGTAGGCTGCGTCTGGGGGCTCGGGTTTGCGCCGCAAGACGCTAAGCAGGGCAACAGCTACCGCATCATCTATATCCATGTGCCGGCGGCGTTCCTCGCCCTGGCCGGCTATTACATCATGGCAATCTGCGGTGCCATCGGCCTGATCTGGAAAATGAAGCTGTCGTTTGTGGTCATGCGTGCGGCGGCGCCTATCGGAGCGGCGCTGACCTTCATCTCGCTGTTCACCGGTGCCGTGTGGGGCAAGCCCACCTGGGGCACTTACTGGGTATGGGATGCGCGCATTACCTCCATGTTGCTGCTGTTCTTCCTCTACCTGGGGGTGATGGCCCTGTCCGGTGCTTTCAGCCGTGAGCAATCTGGCGATAAGGCCAGTGCACTGTTGGCACTGGTGGGCACGGTGAATATCCCGATCATTTACAAGTCTGTTGACTGGTGGTTCACCTTGCACCAGCCCGCCACCCTCAAGCTCACCGAAGCCAGCACCATCGATCCGAGTATGTTCTACCCGTTGATCACCATGATCGCCGGGTTTTACCTTTTTTATGCCTGGGTGCTGACCCTGCACACCCGCACCCTGATCCTGCAGCGCGAGTGGCGGACCCAGTGGGTGCGTGAGCTCATGGGGCAGCCCGCAGCGCAATCCAGCAGCGCAGCCAGGGCCTGA
- the ccmB gene encoding heme exporter protein CcmB: METEQLATPLSASKSSSTSNPADTGASGINLSSAKSIPVANPVHVPGFHTLFRTELTLAVRRRSEIVNPLLFFVTVLAMMPLGIGPEPEMLARMAAGLIWVMALLATLLSQESLFRGDYEDGSLEQLALQAQPLYFPVLAKVLVHWMVTGLPLAVLSPLLGMMLNLDAAGYWPLMVSLALGTASLSLIGAVGAALTVALRRPGLLLALIIMPLYVPVLIFGTGTVQAALDGYSYGPQLAILGAILTAAAALAPLAAAGAIRISLEN, translated from the coding sequence ATGGAGACTGAGCAGCTGGCGACGCCTTTATCGGCTTCCAAATCCTCTTCCACATCCAACCCTGCAGACACTGGGGCGTCCGGGATCAATTTGTCTTCCGCGAAATCAATACCGGTGGCGAATCCGGTACACGTTCCGGGGTTCCATACCCTGTTTCGAACCGAACTGACACTGGCGGTGCGGCGCCGCTCGGAAATCGTCAATCCGCTGCTGTTCTTCGTGACCGTTCTGGCGATGATGCCCCTGGGGATAGGGCCTGAGCCGGAAATGCTGGCGCGCATGGCGGCGGGGTTGATCTGGGTAATGGCTTTGCTGGCGACCCTGTTATCGCAGGAGTCACTATTTCGCGGTGATTATGAAGACGGTTCACTGGAGCAGTTGGCCCTGCAGGCTCAGCCGCTGTATTTCCCGGTACTGGCCAAGGTGCTGGTGCACTGGATGGTGACCGGTTTGCCGTTGGCGGTTCTGTCGCCGTTGCTGGGAATGATGTTGAACCTGGACGCCGCAGGTTACTGGCCCCTGATGGTCTCCCTGGCCCTGGGCACCGCCAGCCTCAGCCTGATTGGTGCCGTGGGCGCGGCACTCACGGTGGCATTGCGGCGGCCGGGCCTGTTGCTGGCGTTGATCATTATGCCCCTTTATGTGCCCGTGTTAATCTTTGGCACTGGAACAGTGCAGGCGGCGCTGGATGGCTACAGCTACGGCCCGCAACTGGCCATTCTCGGGGCCATACTGACCGCTGCGGCAGCACTGGCACCACTGGCTGCTGCGGGTGCTATCCGCATCAGCTTGGAAAACTGA
- the ccmA gene encoding cytochrome c biogenesis heme-transporting ATPase CcmA, producing the protein MASESREYPGGCCPAGQSLIARDLSCERDGRLLFADLNFTLAPGTALQVEGANGAGKSTLIRTLIGSASDFRGEICWGEQAYPRALTAMRASLLYIGHNAGVRRGLTPLENLAWYGATHGDAMAALEQVGLYGFEDLLCQQLSAGQNRRVALARLYLPGAQPLWILDEPLAALDVAGVASLEAQMNRHLEQGGSLLLTSHQPVGIAPLAKVNLADFQPQQSDLEVAYGD; encoded by the coding sequence ATGGCCTCAGAATCCCGAGAATACCCTGGTGGTTGTTGTCCCGCCGGGCAGTCGTTGATTGCGCGCGATCTCTCTTGCGAGCGGGACGGACGCCTGCTGTTTGCTGACCTCAATTTCACCCTGGCGCCGGGCACCGCCCTGCAGGTAGAGGGTGCCAATGGTGCCGGCAAAAGCACCCTGATCCGTACCTTGATCGGCAGCGCTAGCGACTTCCGGGGCGAAATTTGCTGGGGTGAACAAGCTTACCCGCGCGCGCTGACTGCCATGCGCGCCTCTCTTCTGTATATCGGGCACAACGCCGGCGTCCGCCGCGGACTCACGCCACTGGAAAACCTGGCCTGGTACGGTGCGACCCACGGTGATGCAATGGCGGCGCTCGAGCAGGTCGGGCTTTACGGCTTTGAAGATCTTCTCTGTCAGCAGCTGTCTGCCGGGCAAAACCGGCGGGTGGCTTTGGCGCGCTTGTATCTGCCAGGTGCTCAACCCCTGTGGATTCTGGATGAGCCACTGGCGGCGCTCGATGTTGCGGGTGTTGCCAGTCTGGAAGCGCAGATGAATCGACACCTTGAGCAGGGCGGGAGCCTGTTGCTGACATCGCACCAGCCGGTCGGGATTGCGCCACTGGCAAAGGTCAACCTGGCGGATTTCCAGCCCCAACAGAGCGATCTGGAGGTGGCCTATGGAGACTGA
- a CDS encoding SpoIIE family protein phosphatase, whose amino-acid sequence MSAFQVLIVESDAREGAALRQIIHNWQYTSASGSALPASVQLVPGSIEALEIYEEFAPNLLIFGPRAARNTSSDEIRQLRQCTGIEPVPILFVLEESDVGAEVTFLQDCDDILTKPYSPALVELKLASIRRFCEFSRSLMAQRDRLRRHHADFLQEQANAREIFGNLGNESCLDDTPAIRYHLSPRAVLNGDLLAATHAPDGKLVLMLGDFAGHGLAAAVGAVPLTSIFYSMVPRGFSMARVLREINRKLYGILPRQMFCCLVMLELDPRRQHLRILNAGMPSPCLKRQSGELHLLESRHLPFGVLSSDQIDAAVVNLRVLPGDRLYLWSDGIHEARNSKGEHFGESRLLQLLQADGGNGSQAFDQILVAVNAHAAEQHDDLSLVELDLTDASLRRRGYSAMDPSGDRRGGRVGQWSLNFRLSQEELRAADPLPHLLSVVGQMPGAARFQEDLAIALGELFRNALEHGVLELDSSIKSTDDGFIRYYDLLAERRSRLSDGWVSISVHCSEHKTGGLLTLTVEDSGTGFPEVRAPRGIYSGRGLDLLQTVCRQVHYAPGSSRVEAEIAWGDGDGSASDDGKTMQSPSVPV is encoded by the coding sequence ATGTCTGCGTTCCAGGTTCTCATAGTCGAAAGCGATGCCCGCGAGGGGGCAGCGCTGCGCCAGATCATCCACAACTGGCAATACACCAGCGCCAGCGGCAGCGCACTTCCAGCGTCGGTGCAGCTTGTCCCGGGTAGCATCGAGGCGCTGGAGATCTATGAAGAGTTTGCGCCCAATTTACTGATTTTTGGGCCGCGGGCAGCCAGAAATACCAGCAGTGACGAAATCCGGCAGTTGCGCCAGTGCACGGGGATTGAGCCGGTACCGATTCTCTTCGTTCTGGAGGAATCGGATGTCGGAGCCGAGGTAACCTTTTTACAGGATTGCGACGACATCCTCACCAAGCCATACAGCCCGGCGCTGGTGGAGCTCAAGCTGGCCTCCATTCGCCGGTTCTGCGAGTTCAGCCGCTCTCTGATGGCGCAGCGGGACCGGTTGCGTCGTCACCACGCCGACTTCCTTCAGGAGCAGGCCAACGCGCGGGAAATTTTCGGTAACCTCGGTAATGAGAGCTGCCTGGATGACACGCCCGCAATTCGCTATCACCTTTCTCCCCGCGCGGTTCTTAACGGCGATTTGCTGGCGGCCACACATGCGCCGGATGGCAAATTGGTGCTGATGTTGGGAGATTTTGCGGGTCACGGCCTTGCGGCAGCGGTGGGGGCGGTGCCCCTCACGTCAATTTTCTATTCGATGGTGCCGCGCGGCTTCTCCATGGCGCGGGTTCTGCGGGAGATCAACCGCAAACTCTACGGCATCCTGCCGCGGCAGATGTTCTGCTGCCTGGTCATGCTGGAACTGGATCCCCGACGCCAGCACTTGCGGATTTTGAATGCGGGCATGCCGAGCCCCTGCCTGAAGCGCCAAAGTGGTGAATTGCACCTGCTGGAGTCCCGCCACCTGCCATTTGGCGTGCTTTCTAGCGATCAGATCGATGCGGCAGTGGTCAACCTGCGGGTCCTTCCCGGTGACCGGCTGTACCTTTGGAGTGACGGCATTCACGAGGCACGCAACAGTAAAGGGGAGCACTTCGGTGAGTCGCGGTTGTTGCAGCTGCTGCAGGCCGATGGCGGGAATGGCTCTCAGGCATTCGATCAAATTCTGGTGGCGGTGAACGCGCATGCTGCTGAGCAGCATGACGATCTTTCCCTGGTCGAACTGGATCTGACGGATGCCTCCCTGCGGAGACGGGGTTACTCGGCAATGGATCCCTCTGGGGATCGCCGTGGCGGGCGTGTTGGACAGTGGTCGCTCAATTTCAGGCTCTCGCAGGAGGAGCTGCGCGCGGCCGATCCGCTGCCGCATCTTTTGAGTGTGGTCGGGCAGATGCCTGGCGCAGCCCGGTTTCAGGAGGACCTCGCCATTGCGTTGGGCGAGTTGTTCCGCAATGCACTGGAGCACGGCGTATTGGAGCTGGATTCCTCCATCAAGAGCACCGATGACGGTTTTATTCGCTATTACGACTTGCTGGCAGAGCGCCGCAGCCGCCTGAGTGACGGATGGGTGAGTATTTCGGTGCACTGTAGTGAGCACAAAACCGGCGGCCTCCTGACCTTGACGGTGGAAGACAGCGGCACGGGTTTTCCGGAGGTTCGTGCGCCGAGGGGCATCTATTCCGGGCGCGGTCTGGACTTATTGCAGACTGTTTGTCGTCAAGTGCACTACGCGCCGGGAAGCAGCCGGGTTGAGGCCGAGATCGCCTGGGGTGACGGTGATGGCAGTGCCAGTGACGACGGGAAAACCATGCAAAGCCCGTCAGTGCCGGTATAA
- a CDS encoding STAS domain-containing protein, giving the protein MVVSERFENRVTSEVSDSGEALVIRVVGNFDFNLHREFQRAYRNVAPPPKVFLVDLSATDHLDSAALGMLLLLRDYCVEMGREGFQPRVELMNANAHVSHILSVSNFDRIFSIR; this is encoded by the coding sequence ATGGTGGTTTCCGAGAGGTTTGAAAACCGGGTTACTTCGGAAGTTTCTGACAGCGGGGAAGCGCTGGTTATCCGTGTGGTCGGTAACTTTGACTTTAACTTGCACCGGGAATTTCAGCGGGCCTATCGCAATGTGGCACCGCCTCCCAAAGTTTTTCTGGTAGACCTTTCCGCAACCGATCATCTCGACAGTGCTGCCCTGGGTATGCTTCTGTTATTGCGTGACTACTGTGTGGAAATGGGTCGAGAAGGCTTTCAGCCCAGGGTTGAGCTGATGAATGCCAATGCCCATGTCTCCCACATTCTATCGGTGTCCAATTTCGACCGAATTTTTAGCATTCGCTGA
- a CDS encoding PA3496 family putative envelope integrity protein: protein MSGNVIENDMDFDESESSLAEDVLLIPNSPRDARRMVEDKLEEMRLRRELMDFQYDF from the coding sequence ATGAGCGGCAACGTTATCGAAAATGACATGGATTTTGATGAATCCGAATCTTCTTTGGCAGAAGATGTTCTGCTGATTCCCAACAGTCCCAGGGATGCCCGCCGGATGGTCGAAGACAAGCTGGAGGAAATGCGTCTCAGAAGGGAGCTGATGGATTTTCAGTACGACTTCTAA
- a CDS encoding isoaspartyl peptidase/L-asparaginase family protein, which yields MQKLTWVVACLMLVSVCADAQKPETPTFAIAIHGGAGTIEKSKMTPEKERDYRAKLEEAINAGYGVLEKGGSSLDAVVAAINILEDSPLFNAGKGAVFTYEGTHELDASIMDGRDRQAGAVAGVQHIANPINLARMVMEDSPFVMLSGEGAEAFAKSRGVPMVDNRDFDTPQRREQLERAREKLKKENKQDKDYQAAVEALPAAFKMGTVGAVALDKHGNLAAGTSTGGMTAKRYGRIGDSPVIGAGTFADNNSCAVSATGHGEYFIRYNVAADICTRVAYQNKSVAQAADEVINQVLLPVGGTGGVIVLDAKGNIALTFNTSGMYRGSRVAGQAAEVAIFGSD from the coding sequence ATGCAAAAACTCACCTGGGTTGTCGCCTGCCTGATGCTGGTTAGCGTTTGTGCAGACGCGCAAAAGCCGGAGACACCAACCTTTGCCATCGCCATTCACGGTGGCGCCGGCACCATTGAAAAATCGAAAATGACACCGGAAAAGGAACGCGACTACCGCGCCAAATTGGAGGAGGCAATCAATGCCGGCTACGGCGTGCTGGAAAAGGGCGGCTCTAGCCTGGACGCGGTAGTGGCGGCGATCAACATTCTTGAAGATTCACCCCTGTTCAATGCGGGCAAAGGGGCAGTATTTACCTATGAAGGCACCCACGAACTGGATGCCTCCATTATGGACGGTCGCGACCGCCAGGCAGGCGCCGTTGCCGGAGTACAGCACATCGCCAACCCCATCAACCTTGCGCGGATGGTGATGGAGGACTCGCCGTTTGTGATGCTTTCGGGGGAGGGGGCAGAAGCATTTGCCAAAAGTCGCGGTGTGCCTATGGTCGACAACCGGGATTTTGATACCCCGCAACGGCGGGAGCAGTTGGAGCGTGCCAGGGAAAAACTGAAAAAAGAAAACAAGCAGGACAAGGATTACCAAGCGGCGGTAGAGGCGTTACCGGCAGCGTTCAAAATGGGTACCGTGGGTGCGGTGGCGCTGGACAAACACGGGAACCTGGCTGCCGGTACTTCCACCGGCGGAATGACCGCCAAGCGTTACGGGCGTATCGGCGACTCCCCGGTAATCGGCGCCGGCACCTTCGCAGACAATAACTCCTGTGCCGTTTCTGCCACTGGCCACGGCGAGTACTTTATCCGCTACAACGTGGCGGCGGACATCTGTACCCGTGTTGCCTACCAGAACAAGTCCGTCGCGCAGGCGGCGGATGAAGTGATCAACCAGGTGTTGCTTCCGGTGGGGGGCACTGGCGGTGTCATCGTGCTGGATGCCAAGGGCAATATCGCATTGACCTTCAACACGTCGGGTATGTATCGGGGAAGCCGGGTGGCCGGACAGGCCGCCGAGGTGGCGATCTTCGGCAGCGACTGA
- a CDS encoding CaiB/BaiF CoA-transferase family protein, which produces MGVLSGFKVIELVGMGPCPMAGMLLADMGAEVICVDRTLKPDPMYAKDMSRRGKKSVVLDLKSDSGREIFLKLVATADVLIEGFRPGVMEKLGIGPDECHRINPELIYGRMTGWGQQGPLARNAGHDINYIALTGALHAIGRKGEKPVVPLNLVGDFGGGTLFLVMGILGALLETGRSGKGQVVDAAMVDGVANLMWMCHSFHAAGLWNLEERESNILDGAAFFYDTYETADGKYLALGAIEPHFFTEFVELMGLDKTTFNNAAQNEPGQWRTLKNVLAERFRQKTRDDWCALLENTDACVSPVLSADEAPQHSHNSARNSYIPIDGYLQPAPAPRFSRTPSSVLHGRRRAGADTRAVLAGLGFRAEELDQLEQQGIAASTSSRESV; this is translated from the coding sequence ATGGGTGTACTGAGCGGATTTAAAGTCATTGAATTGGTGGGTATGGGACCTTGCCCCATGGCGGGTATGCTGCTTGCGGATATGGGGGCAGAGGTGATCTGTGTGGATCGCACTCTTAAGCCTGATCCCATGTATGCCAAGGATATGAGTCGACGCGGTAAAAAATCGGTCGTGCTTGATCTCAAGAGTGACAGCGGTCGCGAGATTTTTCTCAAACTGGTGGCCACCGCGGATGTGCTCATCGAAGGCTTCCGTCCGGGGGTGATGGAAAAACTGGGTATCGGCCCGGATGAATGCCACAGGATAAACCCGGAACTGATTTACGGGCGCATGACTGGCTGGGGCCAGCAGGGGCCTCTGGCACGGAATGCCGGGCACGATATCAATTACATTGCGCTCACCGGCGCACTGCATGCCATCGGCCGCAAAGGGGAGAAGCCGGTAGTGCCGCTAAACTTGGTGGGTGATTTTGGCGGCGGCACCCTGTTTCTGGTTATGGGCATTCTCGGTGCGCTGCTGGAAACCGGTCGCTCTGGCAAAGGGCAGGTAGTGGATGCGGCCATGGTGGACGGTGTAGCGAATCTGATGTGGATGTGTCACAGCTTCCACGCGGCGGGCCTGTGGAATCTGGAAGAGCGGGAAAGCAATATCCTCGATGGTGCTGCATTTTTTTATGATACCTACGAGACCGCTGACGGAAAATATCTGGCACTGGGAGCCATAGAGCCGCACTTTTTTACCGAATTTGTAGAGTTGATGGGGCTGGACAAGACCACCTTTAACAATGCCGCGCAGAATGAGCCAGGCCAGTGGCGCACCCTGAAAAATGTATTGGCGGAACGTTTTCGCCAGAAGACCCGCGACGACTGGTGTGCGCTACTTGAAAACACCGATGCTTGCGTTTCTCCGGTGCTGAGTGCTGACGAGGCTCCGCAACATTCACACAACAGTGCTCGCAACAGCTATATCCCCATTGATGGATATCTGCAGCCGGCGCCGGCGCCGCGGTTCAGCCGCACTCCGTCAAGCGTGTTACACGGTCGACGTCGGGCGGGCGCAGATACGCGCGCGGTTCTCGCGGGGCTGGGGTTTCGCGCGGAGGAATTAGATCAACTGGAACAACAGGGAATCGCGGCCAGTACCAGCTCTCGGGAATCTGTGTGA